The Agromyces mariniharenae genome includes a window with the following:
- a CDS encoding FtsK/SpoIIIE family DNA translocase, translating to MATSTRSNGRASGASGRGGSSKTAPTKKLPATTTRGSSGTGRAAAAKAKPAKSPSDGPNIFVRAWMGLAHLTGGAARALGPETLAKEERRDGLPFFIVLLAIAGAVVEWFFINDPVAQLFDAWTFGGLFGRVAFALPVIMLLFAVWLFRHPSSVHDNTRIGIGLSLLLLTVSGLCHLFGGQPEPSQGMAVLARAGGILGWMLAQPLILLITEVGAAVVIVLLLLLSLLIITKTPPNRIPARFRELYVWLFGAPEPDEEAADAKASRRKGKSVQTELDGIDDPDGERGGLVPWWRRNASNREEDPAFAAGGVDGITEVFGPGSAAGSFESPLEGVGGAGAYSTEVMGDLERAESALQSFTGDVPHGGTGLRGDDAGATNVLSVFDEPADGEPGAPGAADAALGDPAASVPERPYHLPASSTLAAGAPAKSRSAANDDVVRQITGVLEQFQVDAKVTGFSRGPTVTQYEIELGPGVKVERVTALSKNLSYAVASNEVRILSPIPGKSAIGVEIPNADREIVTLGDVLRSGASVNAKHPMTIGVGKDVGGGYVVANLAKMPHLLVAGSTGSGKSSFVNSMITSLLMRAKPADVRMVLIDPKRVELAPYGGVPHLITPIITNPKKAAEALQWVVKEMDMRYDDLASFGFRHIDDFNKAVVNDEIVLPAGSERKLKPYPYLLVVVDELADLMMVAPRDVEDSIVRITQLARASGIHLVLATQRPSVDVVTGLIKANVPSRLAFAVTSVTDSRVILDQPGADKLIGQGDGLFLPMGASKPIRVQGAWVSEAEIEKVVTHVTRQARPEYRQDVAAAVEKKEIDADIGDDLELLLAAAELVVSTQFGSTSMLQRKLRVGFAKAGRLMDLLESREIVGPSEGSKARDVLVTAEQLPGVLARLRGEEPAGGAGGGASAAPASGMSASAAAHAAAQRAADDRYDDPVGRIPEGLEEVDGDSGEDAWGLTGRD from the coding sequence ATGGCTACGAGCACCAGGTCGAACGGGCGTGCCTCGGGCGCGTCCGGGCGCGGCGGGAGCTCCAAGACCGCACCCACGAAGAAGCTGCCGGCGACGACCACGCGCGGCTCGAGCGGCACGGGTCGCGCGGCCGCCGCGAAGGCGAAGCCGGCCAAGTCTCCCTCCGACGGCCCGAACATCTTCGTGCGCGCCTGGATGGGCCTCGCGCATCTCACGGGCGGCGCCGCGCGCGCGCTCGGTCCCGAGACGCTCGCCAAGGAGGAACGCCGCGACGGCCTCCCCTTCTTCATCGTGCTGCTCGCCATCGCGGGCGCGGTCGTCGAGTGGTTCTTCATCAACGACCCGGTCGCGCAGCTGTTCGACGCGTGGACCTTCGGCGGGCTGTTCGGACGGGTCGCCTTCGCGCTGCCCGTCATCATGCTGCTCTTCGCGGTCTGGCTGTTCCGGCACCCCAGCTCGGTGCACGACAACACGCGCATCGGCATCGGGCTCTCCCTGCTGCTCCTCACGGTCTCGGGGCTCTGCCACCTGTTCGGCGGCCAGCCCGAGCCGAGCCAGGGCATGGCGGTGCTCGCCCGCGCCGGCGGCATCCTCGGCTGGATGCTCGCGCAGCCGCTGATCCTCCTCATCACCGAGGTCGGCGCGGCGGTCGTCATCGTCCTGCTCCTGCTGCTGTCGCTCCTCATCATCACGAAGACCCCGCCGAACCGGATCCCGGCTCGCTTCCGCGAGCTGTACGTCTGGCTCTTCGGCGCGCCCGAGCCCGACGAGGAGGCCGCCGACGCCAAGGCGTCGCGCCGCAAGGGCAAGTCGGTCCAGACCGAGCTCGACGGGATCGACGACCCCGACGGCGAGCGTGGCGGGCTCGTGCCGTGGTGGCGCCGCAACGCGTCGAACCGCGAGGAGGATCCCGCGTTCGCGGCCGGCGGCGTCGACGGCATCACCGAGGTGTTCGGCCCCGGATCCGCGGCGGGCAGCTTCGAGTCGCCGCTCGAGGGCGTCGGCGGCGCGGGCGCCTACAGCACCGAGGTCATGGGCGACCTCGAGCGGGCCGAGTCGGCGCTCCAGTCGTTCACCGGCGACGTGCCGCACGGCGGCACTGGCCTCCGCGGCGACGACGCCGGCGCGACCAACGTGCTCTCGGTGTTCGACGAGCCCGCCGACGGCGAGCCCGGGGCGCCGGGTGCCGCGGATGCCGCGCTCGGCGACCCCGCGGCATCCGTGCCCGAGCGCCCGTACCACCTGCCGGCCTCCTCGACCCTCGCGGCCGGTGCGCCCGCGAAGTCGCGCTCGGCGGCGAACGACGACGTCGTGCGTCAGATCACGGGCGTGCTCGAGCAGTTCCAGGTCGACGCGAAGGTCACGGGCTTCTCCCGCGGCCCGACCGTGACGCAGTACGAGATCGAGCTCGGGCCCGGGGTGAAGGTCGAGCGGGTCACGGCCCTGTCGAAGAACCTCTCGTACGCGGTCGCGTCGAACGAGGTGCGCATCCTCTCACCGATCCCGGGCAAGAGCGCGATCGGCGTCGAGATCCCGAACGCCGACCGCGAGATCGTCACGCTCGGCGACGTGTTGCGCTCGGGGGCGTCGGTGAACGCCAAGCACCCGATGACCATCGGCGTCGGCAAGGACGTCGGCGGCGGCTACGTCGTCGCGAACCTCGCGAAGATGCCGCACCTGCTCGTGGCCGGCTCGACCGGCTCGGGCAAGTCGAGCTTCGTGAACTCGATGATCACGTCGCTGCTCATGCGGGCGAAGCCCGCCGACGTGCGCATGGTGCTCATCGACCCGAAGCGCGTCGAGCTCGCGCCGTACGGCGGCGTGCCGCACCTCATCACGCCCATCATCACGAACCCGAAGAAGGCCGCCGAGGCGCTGCAGTGGGTCGTGAAGGAGATGGACATGCGGTACGACGACCTCGCGTCGTTCGGGTTCCGCCACATCGACGACTTCAACAAGGCCGTCGTCAACGACGAGATCGTGCTGCCCGCCGGCTCGGAGCGCAAGCTCAAGCCGTACCCCTACCTGCTCGTCGTCGTCGACGAGCTCGCCGACCTCATGATGGTCGCGCCGCGCGACGTCGAGGACTCGATCGTGCGCATCACGCAGCTGGCCCGTGCCTCCGGCATCCACCTCGTGCTCGCGACGCAGCGTCCGTCGGTCGACGTGGTCACGGGCCTCATCAAGGCCAACGTGCCGTCGCGGCTCGCGTTCGCCGTGACGAGCGTCACCGACTCCCGCGTCATCCTCGACCAGCCGGGCGCCGACAAGCTCATCGGCCAGGGCGACGGCCTCTTCCTGCCGATGGGCGCGTCGAAGCCCATCCGCGTGCAGGGTGCGTGGGTGAGCGAGGCCGAGATCGAGAAGGTCGTCACGCACGTCACGCGGCAGGCGCGTCCCGAGTACCGGCAGGATGTCGCGGCCGCCGTCGAGAAGAAGGAGATCGACGCGGACATCGGCGACGACCTCGAGCTGCTGCTCGCCGCCGCCGAGCTCGTGGTGTCGACCCAGTTCGGCTCGACGTCGATGCTGCAGCGCAAGCTCCGCGTGGGCTTCGCGAAGGCCGGCCGCCTCATGGACCTGCTCGAGTCGCGCGAGATCGTCGGTCCGTCCGAGGGATCGAAGGCCCGCGACGTGCTCGTGACTGCCGAGCAGCTGCCCGGCGTGCTCGCGCGGCTGCGCGGCGAGGAGCCCGCGGGCGGCGCGGGCGGCGGGGCATCCGCTGCGCCCGCCTCTGGCATGAGCGCCTCGGCGGCGGCGCACGCGGCCGCCCAGCGGGCCGCCGACGACCGCTACGACGACCCCGTGGGCCGCATCCCCGAGGGACTCGAGGAGGTCGACGGCGACTCCGGCGAGGACGCCTGGGGACTGACCGGTCGCGACTGA
- a CDS encoding GNAT family N-acetyltransferase, giving the protein MADFTIRPAIPGDGAFLADMVVEAANWRAGVTRPRPVVLADPAYRGYIAGWQRPSDQGVVALDLDGKPVGAAWYRLFAADAPAHGFIGSGVPELIIGVRPLWRAQGVGRALLQSLADAARAAGFARLTLSVEHGNFAEALYRSEGFAVVGSGDGRDTMVRRLR; this is encoded by the coding sequence ATGGCGGACTTCACCATCCGCCCGGCCATCCCCGGCGACGGCGCGTTCCTCGCGGACATGGTGGTCGAGGCGGCGAACTGGCGGGCGGGGGTCACCCGGCCCCGTCCGGTCGTGCTCGCCGACCCCGCCTATCGTGGCTACATCGCGGGCTGGCAGCGCCCCTCCGACCAGGGCGTGGTGGCGCTCGACCTCGACGGCAAGCCGGTCGGCGCCGCCTGGTACCGGCTCTTCGCCGCGGATGCCCCGGCGCACGGCTTCATCGGCAGCGGCGTGCCCGAGCTCATCATCGGGGTGCGTCCCCTCTGGCGGGCGCAGGGGGTCGGTCGCGCGCTGCTGCAATCGCTGGCGGATGCCGCGCGCGCGGCCGGATTCGCCCGCCTCACGCTGAGCGTGGAGCACGGCAACTTCGCCGAAGCGCTCTACCGCTCGGAGGGGTTCGCCGTCGTCGGCAGCGGCGACGGGCGCGACACGATGGTGCGCAGGCTGCGCTAA
- a CDS encoding ribonuclease J, translating to MPDVVIEPEPLDPGTLRIIPIGGLGEVGRNMTSYEIDGKILIVDCGVLFPEEHQPGVDLILPDFGFLRERLDDIVGVVLTHGHEDHIGSVPYLLRLRRDIPLIGSTLTLALVEAKLKEHRIQPYTLTVSEGQRERIGPFDLEFVAVNHSIPDALAVAIKTRAGTVLATGDFKMDQLPLDGRLTDLREFARLGEEGVDLFMVDSTNADVPGFTPLERSIGPVLDEVIARSPRRVIVASFSSHVHRVQQVLDAAAFNGRRVALLGRSMVRNMTIAAELGYLKVPEGVLVDYKKAGDIPDDEIVYMSTGSQGEPMAVLSRMANRDHQIEIGEGDTVILASSLIPGNENAVYRVIDGLTKLGANVVHKGNAKVHVSGHAAAGELLYCYNILKPRNVLPIHGEYRHLFANAKLAQDTGIPEANTFIGENGTVYDLRDGVVRVTGQLDLGFVYVDGSTVGEITDADLKDRRILGEEGFISVIIVVDASTGRIIVGPEIHARGFAEDDAVFEEVKPKISAALLEAAQNGVRDQHALQQTVRRTVGTWVNRRLRRRPMLVPLVIEA from the coding sequence ATGCCCGACGTCGTCATCGAACCGGAGCCGCTCGATCCGGGGACCCTGCGCATCATCCCCATCGGCGGCCTCGGCGAGGTCGGCCGCAACATGACGAGCTACGAGATCGACGGCAAGATCCTCATCGTCGACTGCGGCGTGCTCTTCCCCGAGGAGCACCAGCCCGGCGTCGACCTGATCCTGCCCGACTTCGGGTTCCTGAGGGAGCGGCTCGACGACATCGTGGGCGTCGTGCTCACGCACGGCCACGAGGACCACATCGGCTCGGTGCCGTATCTCCTGAGACTGCGCCGCGACATCCCGCTCATCGGCTCGACGCTCACGCTCGCCCTCGTCGAGGCGAAGCTCAAGGAGCACCGCATCCAGCCCTACACGCTCACCGTGAGCGAGGGGCAGCGCGAGCGGATCGGGCCGTTCGACCTCGAGTTCGTCGCGGTGAACCACTCCATCCCCGACGCCCTCGCCGTGGCCATCAAGACCCGCGCGGGCACCGTGCTCGCGACCGGCGACTTCAAGATGGACCAGCTGCCGCTCGACGGCCGGCTCACCGACCTGCGCGAGTTCGCGCGCCTCGGCGAGGAAGGCGTCGACCTCTTCATGGTCGATTCCACCAACGCGGATGTCCCGGGCTTCACCCCGCTCGAGCGCTCGATCGGCCCCGTGCTCGACGAGGTCATCGCCCGCTCGCCGCGGCGTGTCATCGTCGCGAGCTTCTCGAGCCACGTGCACCGCGTGCAGCAGGTGCTCGACGCCGCGGCCTTCAACGGCCGCCGAGTGGCGCTCCTCGGGCGCAGCATGGTGCGCAACATGACGATCGCGGCCGAGCTCGGCTACCTGAAGGTGCCAGAGGGCGTGCTCGTCGACTACAAGAAGGCCGGCGACATCCCCGACGACGAGATCGTCTACATGTCGACGGGATCGCAGGGCGAGCCCATGGCCGTGCTCTCGCGCATGGCCAATCGCGACCACCAGATCGAGATCGGCGAGGGCGACACGGTCATCCTCGCGTCCAGCCTCATCCCGGGCAACGAGAACGCCGTGTACCGCGTCATCGACGGACTCACGAAGCTCGGCGCCAACGTCGTGCACAAGGGCAACGCGAAGGTGCACGTCTCGGGCCACGCGGCGGCGGGGGAGCTGCTGTACTGCTACAACATCCTGAAGCCGCGCAACGTGCTGCCGATCCACGGCGAGTACCGGCACCTGTTCGCGAACGCGAAGCTCGCGCAGGACACGGGCATCCCCGAGGCGAACACGTTCATCGGCGAGAACGGCACGGTGTACGACCTGCGCGACGGCGTCGTGCGGGTGACCGGCCAGCTCGACCTCGGCTTCGTGTACGTCGATGGCTCCACTGTCGGCGAGATCACCGACGCCGACCTCAAGGACCGCCGGATCCTCGGCGAGGAGGGCTTCATCTCGGTCATCATCGTCGTGGACGCCTCGACGGGTCGCATCATCGTCGGCCCCGAGATCCACGCCCGCGGGTTCGCCGAGGACGACGCCGTGTTCGAGGAGGTCAAGCCGAAGATCTCGGCCGCGCTCCTCGAGGCGGCGCAGAACGGCGTCCGCGACCAGCACGCGCTGCAGCAGACGGTGCGGCGCACGGTCGGCACGTGGGTGAACCGTCGGCTCCGTCGGCGTCCGATGCTCGTGCCGCTCGTCATCGAGGCGTAG